A genomic region of Notamacropus eugenii isolate mMacEug1 chromosome 3, mMacEug1.pri_v2, whole genome shotgun sequence contains the following coding sequences:
- the LOC140531714 gene encoding large ribosomal subunit protein eL21-like, protein MTNTKGKRRGTRYMFSRPFQKHGVVPLATYMRIYKKGDVVDIKGMGTVQQGMPHKCYHGKTGRVYNVTQHAVGIVVNKQVKGKILAKRINVCIEHIKHSKSRDSFLKQIRENDQKKKEAKEKGTWVQLKRQPAPPREAHFVRTNSKEPELLKPIPYEFMT, encoded by the coding sequence ATgacaaacacaaaaggaaaaaggagaggaacaCGATACATGTTTTCTAGGCCCTTTCAAAAACACGGTGTTGTCCCTTTGGCTACATATATGCGAATATATAAGAAAGGTGATGTTGTAGATATCAAGGGTATGGGCACAGTTCAGCAAGGAATGCCCCACAAATGTTACCATGGCAAGACTGGACGGGTCTATAATGTTACTCAACATGCTGTAGGCATTGTTGTAAACAAACAGGTTAAGGGCAAGATTCTAGCCAAGAGAATTAATGTGTGTATTGAGCATATTAAGCATTCTAAGAGCAGAGATAGCTTCCTGAAGCAGATAAGGGAAAATGATCAGAAgaagaaggaagccaaagaaaaagGCACTTGGGTCCAACTGAAACGCCAGCCTGCTCCACCTAGAGAAGCACACTTTGTGAGAACCAATAGCAAGGAACCTGAGCTGTTGAAACCAATCCCTTATGAATTCatgacataa